A genomic stretch from Acinonyx jubatus isolate Ajub_Pintada_27869175 chromosome E2, VMU_Ajub_asm_v1.0, whole genome shotgun sequence includes:
- the BCKDHA gene encoding 2-oxoisovalerate dehydrogenase subunit alpha, mitochondrial isoform X2: protein MATTLLIPQTCACPVCPLSNKQHCVTEWAPASCQSIVWQVARRAGTPSVDLWRQSWVLDPSPALPHSSEPDSPEAYSGGPWCLEWSELLLSKVTAEKQTPQGPGLHPHSTETMGPSLAPCPLDPTVWPRARLGRGSLLRAVGAAYAAKRANANRVVICYFGEGAASEGDAHAGFNFAATLECPVIFFCRNNGYAISTPTSEQYRGDGIAARGPGYGIMSIRVDGNDVFAVYNATKEARRRAVAENQPFLIEAMTYRIGHHSTSDDSSAYRSVDEVNYWDKQDHPISRLRHYLQGRGWWDDEQEKAWRKQSRKKVMEAFEQAERKPKPNPNLLFSDVYQEMPAQLRKQQESLARHLQAYGEHYPLDHFEK, encoded by the exons ATGGCCACCACCCTCTTGATTCCCCAAACGTGTGCCTGTCCCGTTTGTCCGCTCAGCAACAAACAACACTGTGTGACTGAGTGGGCACCAGCTTCCTGCCAAAGCATCGTCTGGCAGGTAGCGAGAAGAGCAGGGACTCCGAGTGTGGATCTGTGGCGCCAGAGCTGGGTTCTTgaccccagccctgctctgcctcACTCCTCCGAGCCTGACTCTCCTGAAGCTTACTCTGGAGGCCCATGGTGCCTAGAGTGGTCCGAGTTGCTTTTGTCAAAGGTGACAGCTGAGAAGCAGACCCCTCAGGGGCCAGGCCTGCACCCACACAGCACAGAGACCATGGGACCCAGCCTCGCTCCCTGCCCTCTGGACCCTACAGTCTGGCCGAGGGCCAGGCTAGGCCGCGGCTCTCTGCTCCGAG cGGTGGGGGCGGCCTATGCGGCCAAGCGTGCCAACGCCAACAGAGTGGTCATCTGTTACTTCGGGGAGGGGGCGGCCAGCGAGGGGGATGCCCACGCCGGCTTCAACTTCGCCGCCACCCTCGAGTGCCCGGTCATCTTCTTCTGCCGGAACAACGGCTATGCCATCTCCACGCCCACCTCTGAGCAGTACCGCGGGGACGGCATCG CTGCTCGAGGCCCGGGCTACGGCATCATGTCCATCCGCGTGGACGGCAACGATGTGTTTGCCGTGTACAACGCCACCAAGGAGGCCCGGCGGCGGGCCGTGGCTGAGAACCAGCCCTTCCTCATTGAGGCCATGACCTACAG GATCGGGCACCACAGCACCAGTGACGACAGCTCGGCCTACCGCTCGGTGGACGAGGTCAATTACTGGGACAAGCAGGACCACCCCATCTCCCGGCTGCGGCACTACCTGCAGGGCCGAGGCTGGTGGGACGACGAGCAGGAGAAGGCCTGGAGAAAGCAGTCCCGCAAGAAG GTGATGGAGGCCTTTGAACAGGCGGAGCGGAAGCCGAAGCCCAACCCCAACCTGCTCTTCTCTGACGTGTACCAGGAGATGCCGGCCCAGCTTCGCAAGCAGCAGGAGTCCCTGGCGCGGCACCTCCAGGCCTACGGCGAGCACTACCCCCTGGACCACTTCGAGAAGTGA
- the B3GNT8 gene encoding UDP-GlcNAc:betaGal beta-1,3-N-acetylglucosaminyltransferase 8 — protein MRCPKCLLCLSALLTLLGLKVYIEWTSESWLSKAYRGPQGTPLGPTPATPEPTLPANLSARLGQTSPLLSAYWNQQQWRLGSLPSGDSAEAGGCRAWGAAAAAEIPDFASYPKDLRRFLLSAACRNFPQWLPRSGGGQVADCSGTDVPYLLLAIKSEPGRFAERQAVRETWGSPVPGVRLLFLLGSPEGERGPDLSSLVAWESRRYSDLLLWDFLDVPFNRTLKDLLLLAWLDRHCPGVSFVLQAQDDAFVHTRALLDHLRALPPRWARSLYLGEVFTQARPLRKPRGPFYVPRSFFKGEYPAYASGGGYVIAGRLAPWLLRAAARVAPFPFDDVYTGLCFRALGLAPRDHKGFLTAWPADRTAEACALRDLLLLRPLSPQGSIRLWKQLQEPQLQC, from the coding sequence ATGCGCTGCCCCAAGTGCCTTCTCTGCCTGTCAGCGCTGCTCACGCTCCTGGGCCTCAAGGTGTACATCGAGTGGACATCTGAGTCTTGGCTAAGCAAGGCCTACCGGGGACCCCAGGGCACCCCACTGGGCCCCACACCAGCCACCCCCGAGCCCACCCTGCCGGCTAACCTCTCTGCCCGTCTGGGCCAGACCAGCCCGCTGCTCTCTGCATACTGGAACCAGCAGCAGTGGCGGCTGGGGTCCCTGCCCAGTGGGGACAGCGCTGAGGCAGGGGGCTGCCGGGCTTGGGGGGCTGCCGCTGCTGCAGAGATCCCAGACTTCGCCTCCTACCCCAAGGACCTCCGCCGCTTCTTGCTGTCGGCGGCCTGCCGGAATTTCCCCCAGTGGCTGCCTAGAAGTGGTGGCGGCCAAGTGGCCGACTGCTCAGGTACGGACGTCCCCTACCTTCTGTTGGCCATCAAGTCGGAACCAGGGCGCTTTGCAGAGCGACAGGCCGTGAGGGAGACGTGGGGCAGTCCGGTTCCTGGGGTCCGGCTGCTCTTCCTGCTCGGGTCACCAGAGGGTGAGAGGGGGCCTGACCTGAGCTCCCTGGTGGCCTGGGAGAGTCGCCGCTACAGTGACCTGCTACTCTGGGACTTCCTCGACGTCCCCTTCAATCGGACGCTCAAAGACTTGCTGCTGCTGGCCTGGCTGGACCGACACTGCCCGGGCGTGAGCTTCGTCCTGCAGGCTCAGGATGATGCCTTCGTGCACACACGGGCCCTTCTGGACCACCTGCGGGCCCTGCCCCCTAGATGGGCCCGAAGCCTCTACCTGGGTGAGGTCTTTACCCAGGCCAGACCCCTGCGGAAGCCCAGAGGACCCTTCTACGTGCCTAGATCCTTCTTTAAAGGTGAATACCCGGCCTATGCCAGTGGCGGCGGCTATGTCATTGCTGGGCGCCTGGCACCCTGGCTGCTGCGGGCAGCGGCCCGTGTGGCCCCCTTCCCCTTCGACGATGTCTACACTGGCCTGTGCTTCCGGGCCCTGGGCCTGGCACCAAGGGACCACAAAGGCTTCCTCACAGCCTGGCCAGCAGACCGCACTGCTGAAGCCTGTGCTCTCCGGGACCTGCTGCTGCTGCGGCCCCTCAGCCCCCAGGGTAGCATTCGGctctggaaacagctgcaggaGCCTCAGCTCCAGTGCTGA